A genome region from Erigeron canadensis isolate Cc75 chromosome 3, C_canadensis_v1, whole genome shotgun sequence includes the following:
- the LOC122592115 gene encoding uncharacterized protein LOC122592115 — protein MSTAPYVPFSVNGRTYRRGYYLVDDIYLTWSTFVKAYKYPTDLKEKMFKTAQEAARKDIERAFGVLKGKWHIIDRSFGQRSLGTIRNLVYACVILHNMIIQDSGRAICPVHIGDPVVRPNSYRDALPEIQDEETHFRLRYDLTEHLAGLNLPHLQPNDDEE, from the coding sequence ATGAGCACTGCTCCTTACGTTCCATTCAGTGTAAATGGGCGTACTTATAGACGTGGCTACTATCTAGTCGATGACATATATCTTACATGGTCTACGTTTGTTAAAGCGTACAAATACCCTACCGACctgaaagaaaaaatgtttaaaacagCACAAGAGGCGGCTCGCAAAGATATTGAACGGGCATTTGGTGTTCTAAAAGGAAAATGGCATATCATTGATCGATCGTTTGGACAACGGTCACTAGGAACAATAAGGAACTTGGTGTATGCGTGTGTGATTctgcacaacatgatcattCAGGATAGTGGTCGTGCGATTTGCCCAGTTCATATAGGAGATCCAGTTGTCCGCCCAAATAGTTATCGGGACGCCTTACCGGAGATACAGGACGAGGAGACACATTTCCGTCTCCGGTATGATCTGACAGAGCATCTAGCGGGTCTAAACTTACCACACCTCCAGCCGAATGATGATGAGGAGTAG